The following coding sequences are from one Streptomyces sp. NBC_00536 window:
- the queE gene encoding 7-carboxy-7-deazaguanine synthase, whose amino-acid sequence MAYQIKEIFYTLQGEGGQAGRPAVFCRFAGCNLWNGRESGRARAVCTFCDTDFVGTDGTGGGSFAYAAALAAAVAAAWGGTDHARAAPLVVCTGGEPLLQLDQPLVDALHAAGFEVAVETNGTQPAPDGIDWLCVSPKAGAELVLTAGDELKLVYPQTEAEAQPERFERLAFDRLRLQPMDGPERDDNTRRAVEYCLAHPHWQLSLQSHKYLGIR is encoded by the coding sequence ATGGCCTATCAGATCAAGGAAATCTTCTACACGTTGCAGGGCGAGGGCGGCCAGGCGGGCCGGCCCGCGGTCTTCTGCCGGTTCGCGGGCTGCAACCTGTGGAACGGCCGCGAGTCCGGGCGCGCCCGGGCCGTCTGCACCTTCTGCGACACCGACTTCGTCGGCACCGACGGAACGGGCGGCGGTTCCTTCGCGTACGCGGCCGCCCTCGCCGCGGCCGTGGCCGCCGCCTGGGGCGGTACGGACCATGCGCGCGCGGCCCCTCTGGTGGTCTGCACCGGCGGCGAGCCGCTGCTCCAGCTCGACCAGCCGCTGGTGGACGCCCTGCACGCCGCGGGGTTCGAGGTCGCGGTGGAGACCAACGGGACCCAACCGGCGCCGGACGGCATCGACTGGCTGTGCGTGAGCCCGAAGGCGGGCGCCGAGCTGGTGCTCACCGCCGGTGACGAGCTGAAGCTGGTCTACCCGCAGACCGAGGCCGAGGCCCAGCCGGAGCGGTTCGAGCGGCTGGCCTTCGACCGGCTGCGGCTCCAGCCCATGGACGGCCCCGAGCGCGACGACAACACCCGCCGGGCCGTGGAGTACTGCCTGGCCCACCCGCACTGGCAGCTCAGCCTGCAGAGTCACAAGTACCTGGGGATCCGATAA
- the queD gene encoding 6-carboxytetrahydropterin synthase QueD: MEIFREFTFEAAHRLPLVPEGHKCARLHGHSYRVDITVSGEVSGDSGWVMDFGEIKAAFRPLHEELDHHYLNEVPGLENPTSEVLARWIWDRLSGTLPLSSVTVRETATSGCVYRGA; encoded by the coding sequence ATGGAAATCTTTCGCGAGTTCACCTTCGAGGCGGCGCACCGGCTGCCGCTGGTACCCGAGGGCCACAAGTGCGCCCGCCTGCACGGGCATTCGTACCGCGTGGACATCACGGTCAGCGGCGAGGTCTCCGGCGACAGCGGCTGGGTGATGGACTTCGGCGAGATCAAGGCGGCCTTCCGCCCGCTGCACGAGGAGCTGGACCACCACTACCTCAACGAGGTGCCCGGCCTGGAGAACCCCACCAGCGAGGTCCTCGCGCGCTGGATCTGGGACCGGCTGAGCGGCACCCTGCCGCTGTCCTCGGTGACCGTACGCGAGACCGCCACCTCGGGGTGCGTCTACCGCGGGGCCTGA